From Solibaculum mannosilyticum:
TAATAGATAGCGTCTTCGATCGCAGAGGTGGCGTCGAGGCAATCCTGCTTGGAGGAGGAAGGATCGTCGTAAACCTTCTGGCCGGCTTCGATAGCGGCAGTCAGAGTTGCAAAAGATTCCTCGGTGTAACCTGCGCCATCAATGGCCTTTGCTTTGGTCAAAGCGGCGTCCAGTTCGGCACGGCCGTTGCTCTCGAGACCTTTGATAGCGTTGTTGATGGCCTGAGTAGCGCTGTTGCGCTCAGCCTTGGTAGCATCTTCTTTTTCAAGGATCGCTTTACCATTGGCCAGAGCGTCAGTCAAAGCCTTAAAGGATTCCTGAGTATAGTTGTCGCCTTTGTAGCCTTCGGCTTTGGAGACAGCTTCTTCCAGACCCTTCAGACCATTGTCTACCAAATTGGTGATGGCTTTGTTGATATCGTTGACGGCTACAGTGTAATCGTCTTCCGTAGCGTCCGGATTGGCCAAAACGGTCTCACCAGCTGCGATAGCATCGGTCAAAGCCTTGAAGGAATCCTCTGTGTAATAGGTACCTTCGTAGGTGTTGGCATTTTCCAGAGCATTTTCCAGTTCAGCCTTATCATAGATAGGACCTTGGTCGATACCCAGGAACTGAATCTCAGAAATCTGTTTGCCGTTGTTGCCATCGAAATTGAAACGGTAGAAGGAGTAACGGGTTTCATTTTCAGTGGCGAAAGGACGGGTATAGCGGTTCCACTCAAAGACCTGGTTGTCTCTCTCATCAATGGTAACCCAGTCGGTACCATTGTTGGAAGCTTCCAGAGTCCAGGATACAGGGGCATTGGAACCGGTGGAGCTGGAGATAGTGTACATATTGACAGCCTGCTTGTTGCCAGCACCCAGGTAGAAGGTCAGGGAAGCGGTGTCAGCAGTGATGCTGGAAGAACCGCTGGTGCTGTTGTTGAAGAGGCTGGAGGTGCTGCCGATATTCTCAGCATAAACCTTTTTGCCTTCGCCGGCCAGCTGATCAGCCGAATCCACAATGGATACGCTTTCAGCCAGATCCTCTTTGGGATTGGGTTTCTCATTGCCCTGGGTGATGGAAGGGGGAGCGGAATCCTCGGCAGTGCCGAAAGAAGTGTTGGGTTCATCGCCCATGACAAAGTCCAAAGTGACGGTCTTGCCTTCATCGTTGACCAGATCGGTCTGTTTGATGTAGGTCTTGTTGTAGTCCTCGCCGTTGACCTTCAGGCTCTGGACATAAACACTGTCGTGATCGTTGCCGGGGGCATTGATGACGATATCGTTAGCGCCTTCCACATGGATGGTGGCCTTCTCGAACAGGGGGGAGCCGATGGCGAATTCGCCGCTGCCCATGTTCAGAGGATAGAGGCCCAGGCAGGAGAGAACATACCAAGCGGACATCTCACCGTTGTCTTCGTCACCGCAGTAGCCTTGGCCGATCTCGCTGCCGATATAGAGGCGTTCCATGACCTCACGGACAGTGGACTGAGTCTTCCAAGGACGATCGGTGTAAAGATACATGTAAGGAATGTGGTGGGAGGGCTGGTTGCTCATACCGAACTGGCCCATCTTGACTTCGCGGGCTTCACGCATCTCATGGATGGTGCTGCCGTAGGAACCAGGATTGAAGGTGCCGGGCGTGGAGAAAAGAGCGTCCAGCTTTTCGCCAAGCTTATCCTTGCCGCCGTAGAGGTTGGCAAGGCCGTTGCCGTCCTGAGGAGTATGGAAAGCCATGTTCCAGCCGTTGGTCTCGGTGTAGTCGCCGCCCCAACGGGTGGGATCGCTCAGGCTGCTGCTGGAGGTGAACCAACCGTCTTTGAAGAGATGGGTGTAACGGATGGCGTTGTTGCGGTAGTACTCATACTCGTCATTGTACTCTTCCCACTCTTGAGAGCCGGGTTCTTCCATGTCGCGCAGAGTCTTGGCCATGTTGGAGATGCCGTAGTCGTTGATCCAGCCTTCCAGGGTCCAGGACAAACCTTCGGAACGGTTGTTGTAACCTTTGAAGATGGCGCTGTCCAGAGTGTTCTGGCGGCCCTTGGTGCTGTCGGAGCTTACCACAGCGGCGTTTTTGATGGCCGAGTCATAAGCATCATCGTAGTTGAATACCTGGCCGCGCATGATGGCATCGCCAAGGATGACGTCGGAGCTGGTGCCTACCATGGAGTTGGTGCCGCCGGGGGCAACCCAACGCGGAATCCAGCCGCAGTCTTGATAGTGCTCAACCAGGCCGTTGAGCAAAGTGGTGTTGCTCTCGGGAGTGAGCAGGGCATAAGCCGCCCAAGTGGTGCGGTAGGTGTCCCAGAAGCCGTTGTTGTAGTAAAGGTCGCCGTCTTGGACGCCGTTGCCATAGGGGCTCTGGTACTGCATGTGGGGTTCATCTACTGTGCCGGTGTTCTCACCCATGGAGTTGGGATACAGGAACAGACGATACATGTTAGAGTAGAGAGTAGTCAGCTGCTCAAAGCTGGCGCCTTCTACGTCGATGGTGCCCAGCTTCTCATCCCAAAGGGTCTGAGCACGCTCTTTAACGTCTTCCAAAGTATCTTCCTTAGAGATCTCCTGCTCCAGGTTCTTCTTAGCCTGCTCGTAGCTAATGAAGGAGGTGGCGATTCTCATGTTGACCACGTCAACGTCCTCGCCGAAGGAGACTTCCGTAGAGCTGGTGGAAGTGGGAGCGGTATCAAAGATACCGTAGACATACAGGTTGCCCATGCCGTTGTTGCCGGCGTTCAGGTTCGAGGAACCCATGGCGGTGAAGCTGTTGTCCTCGGCGTTGAAGGTGATTCCGCCGCCGTTGCCGTTGGTGAATTTCACTTTACGGTTGGCAACGCCGTCGTCAAAGGTGAAGCGCGTGATGGAACCGTGCATCGTGGGAGCCAGTTCCAACTTTGCGCCGGCCGACATATTGCCGTCGTCTTTGTTGAACTCGACGCTGTAGTAATGGGCTTTTGCAGTTTCGTTGTCGTGGGAATAACGAGCAGTGCTGCCGCTGCCGGTGACAGGCATAAAGAAGAAGCAGCGGCGGTCGCCGATCCACACGCTGGCCACGTGGCCTAGACGCATCCAGTTCATGGTGCCCTCAGCAGTATCGTACTGATATACGTTACCTTCGCCGGTGCTCACATTGTTGGGGGACCAGAAGTTGAATCCGTGGGGCACTGCGGTGGCCGGACCGGTCAAGCCGCGGGAATGAAAGCGGTTTTGGTTGTTGGTGCCACGCAGGGTGTACACATAGTCGGACGGACGCTCGTAAACGACTTCAGGGGAATTCTCGATGGTGATATCATCGATAGAAGCGATGAAAGACTTGCCTGTACCATTGGGGTTGTCATAGCCAATCAGGATCTTCTCGATGGTTTTGCCGGCGGCTACTTCACCGATGCGGGAACCGACATAGTTCCACTGATCGTTGAACAGAACCTTGCCTTCGCCCATTCCGGTGGGAGTGAAGGGATAACGGTTCTGGTCGGTAGCACCCAGGTCGCTCAGATATGTACCATCGGTAAATTTCAGATCGATGGCCATATAGAGACTAGTGTAGTCAAAGTCGTAGCTATAGTCAAAGTCGTAGCTATAGCCACCGCTGCTGGGCTTTGCCAGGTAAGACAGCTTGGTGTCAGGGCCGACGGCAATGTCCAGATTGTCATAAATGACATTGTAGCTGTAGCCGTGGCCGGCGGCGTCTTGGGAACCGGAGATGCTCAGACCTTTGCTGCCGGACCATGCGGTGCCGCTAGTCGAGATAGACATTTTGCTGCCACTGGCTAAGGTTTCTCCCTCGTCAGTGACTTCGACTGCGCCGTTTACAGCGAGCCCTTCGTCGGACTCAAAGGATGAGTAGAAGGAATCGGTGCTGCCTTCGCCCATAGCAGGCTCGGCAGAAGCAGGGATAGCAAAGCTAACTGTGGATGAAACCATCAGTGTGCTCAGCGCAAGAGAAAGTAATCTCTTAGCTTTTGCGTTCATTTTCTTACCTCCATAAACTTCTTGCTCTTCGGGCTTCCTTAGAAAATATAAAAACATGAAGCCGTCTACCCTAAGACAGCCCCACGTTATATGCACCCCCTTCCTTTATGCATTTCAATTATTTTGAAGCAGAAAACAGGCCACGGAAGAATTTGGGGAACACGTGACCACAAAACTGCTAAACAATTGCAGGACTGTACAACAGTTAATATATTAAGATGAAGAAGTGGAATTGTGAATAGGAGATAATTTTGAATGTTATCCACATTATTTGGCCCAATTCCATCGCTATTATAGCACGATTTTGTGCTTTGTGAAACCCATTTTTAAATCTAATCAAATTTTCTGATATATTGTAAAAACGAGATGAATAACTTTTGTGCAAGAAGTCATATGAAAACAATCAATATTTTTGCTTATTATTAAAACAAGATAAAGAACTATAAAATACAATGAAAAAAGAAATAAGAGAACATCTCTTATAACAGGCATTGATTGACAGAAGATTGGAACAAGTCTATAATAAAAAACTGATTATAAGAGCGGTTTTCACAGTAAAGTAATTGGACGGCATTTTAAAACCGATTCTAGAAAGATTCGCGTTTTAGAAATTTTTCGCGTTATACATTAATAATAGTGACATGTGAAACGATAACACAAAGGAAGTGATGGTTATGTCCTCCCAGCCGGTCCTACGAGTCGGGTTGGTCATCGCAGATGAAATGGAATTTAAACCGTTTGCCGAATGGAGCCAGGATCAGAGCGAACGAAGGGAAAATCAATTATTGGGATACGAAAGAATTTCCTTCGCTTTGGAAAATCAGGGACGTAAAATACAATTGGATGCGGTGTTGTGCGGGATTGGAAAGGTGAATGCCGCGACTGCAGCGGCTTTTCTTGCCTCCGAAGGGGTTGACATCATGCTCAACATCGGCTTATCAGGAGCGATTTCCAATGTGCGCCGGGGCGATTTCGTGGCCGGTACACAGTATGTAGAAGCCGACTTCGATTTGACACCCTTAGGCTATCAGTTGGGAGAAAAGCCGGGACAGGAATTCTGTTATCAAGCTGATCCCCGTCTTTTGGAGGCGGTCCAAAAGGCATGCCCAGGTTTGAAAAGCGGTATCTTGGGCTGCGGCGATTTGTTCCTGAACAATGCCGATAAAAAAGACCTTTATTACAAGACTTTTGATCTGACGGCCTTTGACATGGAAACTGGAGCTATCGGATCGGTGTGCTATCGGGCGGGTATCCCTTATTTATCCATCCGCAAGATCTCGGACGATGCGGCGGAACAGTCGGTAGATGAATACACAGAGATGAACAATTTAGCAGAATCCTCGTTGGTCGATGTCTTACAGAGCCTTTTGAATCAGTTGATGGTGGGGGATTCTTTCTGGAACTAACCGATTGGCCGCTGTGAGAAGCGGTTGATGGACATCATGAATGGGAGTTGTTGCCTGTGTCCGCTCGTACCAAACAGAATTTTGTACATGGCTCGATTATTTTGATCGCAGGCGCCATTTTGGTCAAGGTGATTGGCGCATTGTTCAAAATCCCCTTGGATCATTTAATCGGTTCCACCGGCATGGGGTATTTTGGGAGTGCCTATAATTTGTTTGTACCCATCCAGACCATCGCTGTGGCGGGATTCCCGGTGGCTATCTCACGGATGGTGGCTGAAAATGTAGCAAGAGGACGGTTCCGGGATGTCCGGCGTATCCAGAAAGTAGCGGCCCGAGTCCTGATTATCACAGGTTTGCTGGGAAGCCTTCTGATGTTTGCAGGTTCTTTTCTGTTTGTGCGGGTCATTGACAATCCGAATTCCCTTTACAGCCTTTTGGTGATGTCGCCTTCCATCTTTTTCTTGTGCGTCATGTCCATCCAGCGCGGCTACTACCAGGGCCTCTCCAACATGAAGCCTACGGCCATTTCCCAGATTATTGAGGCCATGGGCAAACTGGTACTGGGACTGATCTGTGCCAACTTGATCATCAATATGGGGATGGGCCAGTTCCAGCAAAGCGGCCAGGTATTTGGCCATACGTTTGAGACGGTGGCCACCAGTTCCATGTCGGATGAAGAACTGAAGACGCTGGAAGAACAGGCCGGCAAAGTCATCTTGGTTCCCATCGAGGATGGGGCCACAGAAGAGGAAATCAATCAATTGGTAGAACAGGCAGCCCATAACGCTTGTTTGCCTTACGCATCAGCCGGCGCTATTGGAGGCGTCATGCTGGGTACGGTATTCGGTGCAGTCTATTTGACTTTGCGCCGCCGTATCCGAGGGGACGGTATCACCAAGGCGGAATTGGCGGCGTCTCCGGAACCAATGTCCAACAAAGCATTGCTCCGGACGATGATGGCTATTGCAATCCCCGTGGCTTTGGGAGCCTTGGCCAATAATCTATCCAGCCTGATTGACACCATTACCGTCCAATCCGGGCTAAGCGATGTGATGCAAAGCAGTTCTGACACCATCCGTCAGCTTTACGAAGGAAGACTGCCGGATGGGATTATCAACAGCCAAATCCCCAATTATCTTTACGGCAGTTATTCGGGCAAAGCTATCACGATGTTTAATCTGATCCCGACCTTAACGACGTCGGTGGGTGTCAGCGCATTGCCGGCAGTGACGGCGGCATGGACCCTTCGGGACCGTAAAGCCACTAAGAAAAGCATTGAAGCCGTTATTAAGATCACAGGCTTGATCGGTATTCCGGCAGGCCTCGGCATCTCGGTTTTGGCGGGACCGATCATGGGCTTGCTTTACGGCAATCCCAAGGAGATCGCGGTAGCCACTCCTTTATTGACCATTTTAGGTATTTGTGTAATCCTACTCTCTCTTATTACACCGATTAACAGTATGCTGCAGGCAGTAGGGAAGGCATCTACTATTGTGAAACTGATGCTTGTTTCGGCGGCTATTAAATTGGTATTTAATATGGTGTTGATCCATATCCCGGCCGTCAACATTGTAGGCGCGCCGATCGGAACCTTTGCCAGCTATCTGTTTTTGATTGTGGCAGACCTATATATTCTTTGCAAAACCACAAAGGTGAAGCTGAATTTTACCAGGATCTTTGTAAAGCCCATGATCTCCGGACTCTTTTGTGCAGCGGCAGGGTTCTCGATGAATGGACTGCTGGGTTTGGTACTGCCGGATAAGATTGCAGTACTGGGAGCTATCGCAGTGGCGGCGGTTGTATATGTGGTTTCGCTGTTCCTGCTGCGCGTGATGTCGAGAGAAGATATTTTGTTGCTTCCCAAAGGGGAAAAAATCGCTCGTCTACTTGAAAAAAGAGGTTGGATACGTTAATATAATACAGCGGATGTATATTTTATAGATTTTCTTATGGCGGTCTATAAAAACACGTCGGTCAGCGGAAAGGATAGAGGGCGATATTGGTCGTCTGCGGTGAGATGTAAAACCGTAAAAAAGGAGTTCTATGGAGTTTGAAACTAAGGATCAATATGGGATCCAGGATTTGCTGAAGATCATGGAGATGCTTCGGTCTCCGGGGGGATGTCCGTGGGATCGGGAACAGACCCATGAGAGCATCCGCAAAAACATGATTGAGGAAACCTATGAAGTGGTGGAGGCTATCGACAATCAGGACCCTGAGCTGCTCAAGGAGGAGCTTGGGGACGTACTTCTACAGGTGGTATTTCATTCCCGGATGGAGCAGGAAGCCGGCCGGTTTGACTTTGACGATGTATGCGACGGCATTTGTAAAAAGCTGATCGTACGTCATCCCCATGTATTTGGAGAGGTCGTTGCCGATACTTCCGGTCAAGTACTGA
This genomic window contains:
- a CDS encoding GH92 family glycosyl hydrolase, coding for MNAKAKRLLSLALSTLMVSSTVSFAIPASAEPAMGEGSTDSFYSSFESDEGLAVNGAVEVTDEGETLASGSKMSISTSGTAWSGSKGLSISGSQDAAGHGYSYNVIYDNLDIAVGPDTKLSYLAKPSSGGYSYDFDYSYDFDYTSLYMAIDLKFTDGTYLSDLGATDQNRYPFTPTGMGEGKVLFNDQWNYVGSRIGEVAAGKTIEKILIGYDNPNGTGKSFIASIDDITIENSPEVVYERPSDYVYTLRGTNNQNRFHSRGLTGPATAVPHGFNFWSPNNVSTGEGNVYQYDTAEGTMNWMRLGHVASVWIGDRRCFFFMPVTGSGSTARYSHDNETAKAHYYSVEFNKDDGNMSAGAKLELAPTMHGSITRFTFDDGVANRKVKFTNGNGGGITFNAEDNSFTAMGSSNLNAGNNGMGNLYVYGIFDTAPTSTSSTEVSFGEDVDVVNMRIATSFISYEQAKKNLEQEISKEDTLEDVKERAQTLWDEKLGTIDVEGASFEQLTTLYSNMYRLFLYPNSMGENTGTVDEPHMQYQSPYGNGVQDGDLYYNNGFWDTYRTTWAAYALLTPESNTTLLNGLVEHYQDCGWIPRWVAPGGTNSMVGTSSDVILGDAIMRGQVFNYDDAYDSAIKNAAVVSSDSTKGRQNTLDSAIFKGYNNRSEGLSWTLEGWINDYGISNMAKTLRDMEEPGSQEWEEYNDEYEYYRNNAIRYTHLFKDGWFTSSSSLSDPTRWGGDYTETNGWNMAFHTPQDGNGLANLYGGKDKLGEKLDALFSTPGTFNPGSYGSTIHEMREAREVKMGQFGMSNQPSHHIPYMYLYTDRPWKTQSTVREVMERLYIGSEIGQGYCGDEDNGEMSAWYVLSCLGLYPLNMGSGEFAIGSPLFEKATIHVEGANDIVINAPGNDHDSVYVQSLKVNGEDYNKTYIKQTDLVNDEGKTVTLDFVMGDEPNTSFGTAEDSAPPSITQGNEKPNPKEDLAESVSIVDSADQLAGEGKKVYAENIGSTSSLFNNSTSGSSSITADTASLTFYLGAGNKQAVNMYTISSSTGSNAPVSWTLEASNNGTDWVTIDERDNQVFEWNRYTRPFATENETRYSFYRFNFDGNNGKQISEIQFLGIDQGPIYDKAELENALENANTYEGTYYTEDSFKALTDAIAAGETVLANPDATEDDYTVAVNDINKAITNLVDNGLKGLEEAVSKAEGYKGDNYTQESFKALTDALANGKAILEKEDATKAERNSATQAINNAIKGLESNGRAELDAALTKAKAIDGAGYTEESFATLTAAIEAGQKVYDDPSSSKQDCLDATSAIEDAIYYLESSATRAPFDKIEAESYNANFSEGTINVRSDSGASGGQYISGNYYGDATAAFRRVDFTDTNGASGITVGYQQSYGTGSLEIRTGSPTGPLVATLSLPSTGWYEYGEETFDLDSVIPPQLTNVYVVLKSSSLYLDYIQFVEAEDPNGPPTDKNIQDLKDALAEAAEAEKNSNYYTEESYAALAKAKEAAEAVQADPDATCGEYNIVIADLREALSGLVDNGVKGLTEAVEAAKEYNNDDGKYDEESWAILQEALAKGEAILAKEDATKEERDAAAAEINTAMNSLGVLRKAYEKIEAETFDQDISKGIVNDGPNIGGCQPGEWAGYHYVNFGKVGAESFTMYYSAENGGSGNRIVDLWIDGHDEASGGTKIGTMTVRQTGGWSRYQEASVDLDVTPTGVHDLYFVFDADYNHVVNIDWFQFTEAEPSIPSEEDLQALKDAIAEAEAYDANNYTEDSYAALTSAVEAGKALLDNADATKTQVLDATQAIKDAIDALTAKEFVLSASADKDTYEPNETITLTIKTSADRSRFALLNENGKYVTILGMKSVYNPEDNTKTWTIKTAVASQGENRVLTIATAAVGGSFVNSSVTVSFSVAAKPSGEKILSVSSAGMAKVNESFVVEVETTANVETVGIFNERGNAITKEAVESTVNGDVKTFKITISVGSVGNRIFTAKIKDPATGRYIDDPCLTFPITITK
- a CDS encoding putative polysaccharide biosynthesis protein, with product MSARTKQNFVHGSIILIAGAILVKVIGALFKIPLDHLIGSTGMGYFGSAYNLFVPIQTIAVAGFPVAISRMVAENVARGRFRDVRRIQKVAARVLIITGLLGSLLMFAGSFLFVRVIDNPNSLYSLLVMSPSIFFLCVMSIQRGYYQGLSNMKPTAISQIIEAMGKLVLGLICANLIINMGMGQFQQSGQVFGHTFETVATSSMSDEELKTLEEQAGKVILVPIEDGATEEEINQLVEQAAHNACLPYASAGAIGGVMLGTVFGAVYLTLRRRIRGDGITKAELAASPEPMSNKALLRTMMAIAIPVALGALANNLSSLIDTITVQSGLSDVMQSSSDTIRQLYEGRLPDGIINSQIPNYLYGSYSGKAITMFNLIPTLTTSVGVSALPAVTAAWTLRDRKATKKSIEAVIKITGLIGIPAGLGISVLAGPIMGLLYGNPKEIAVATPLLTILGICVILLSLITPINSMLQAVGKASTIVKLMLVSAAIKLVFNMVLIHIPAVNIVGAPIGTFASYLFLIVADLYILCKTTKVKLNFTRIFVKPMISGLFCAAAGFSMNGLLGLVLPDKIAVLGAIAVAAVVYVVSLFLLRVMSREDILLLPKGEKIARLLEKRGWIR
- the mtnN gene encoding 5'-methylthioadenosine/S-adenosylhomocysteine nucleosidase, producing MSSQPVLRVGLVIADEMEFKPFAEWSQDQSERRENQLLGYERISFALENQGRKIQLDAVLCGIGKVNAATAAAFLASEGVDIMLNIGLSGAISNVRRGDFVAGTQYVEADFDLTPLGYQLGEKPGQEFCYQADPRLLEAVQKACPGLKSGILGCGDLFLNNADKKDLYYKTFDLTAFDMETGAIGSVCYRAGIPYLSIRKISDDAAEQSVDEYTEMNNLAESSLVDVLQSLLNQLMVGDSFWN